Proteins co-encoded in one Streptomyces roseochromogenus subsp. oscitans DS 12.976 genomic window:
- a CDS encoding AfsR/SARP family transcriptional regulator, which produces MRYRILGVTQAADDQGTPIPIGGPRLRTLLTTLALRPSRTTTPETLIDEIWADDPPHDAPAALQALIGRLRRTLGRHSIASTPGGYRLEATEDDVDLYVFEELVRTGTKALTAGDPATAHRTLTEALALWHGPALADLPDRTAATRPEALRREATRARAAAALDLGRAPDVVPELKELTAAHPLDEPLHALLIRALRDTGRPADALAAYESARRTLADTLGTDPGPELKALHTSLLTQRQPQPQPKSRPKPDAPRQPDAQSDVEPEPLKPAAPAQPPERTGNLRPRLTSFVGREPELEAIRSDLHRARLVTLTGPGGSGKTRLAEEAAAGLPQAWLVELAPLDHPEAVPGAVVSALGLRETVLLTNELGTPQADPVALLIEYCAPRSQLLILDNCEHVIGAAAALAETLLTHCPGLTILATSREPLGVPGESVRPVEPLVPEQAHRLFAERAKAVRPDAGAVLSDTEAVAEICRRLDGLPLAIELAAARLRLLTPRQIADRLDDRFRLLTSGSRTVLPRQQTLRAVVDWSWDLLDERERTVLREVSVFAGGWDLAAAEAVCTGPAADLIGALVDKSLVVAAPDASGGSMRYRMLETIHEYATERAAEAAGLRAGAERRHRAWVRALVEAAEPRLRSADQLPWISRLETELDNIRAALDRSVRAGDEPEAGAIVLAIGWFWWLRNHRQEAVSRVRLVLRLGVALDTLDTPEGPAPGGDLMELVESADPVGALLAVPDGEAGHPLRELRMDLRMLDLFLTSESATEHLAGDPRAPEYLACVRAAFAHGGPRAARLPGIVWPLTAYYLGGAGDLGPDMAAAVANCRVYGGDWEVGVSLMYRTHTMVDSPGNLRGVDEDLAELRTLSRRVGDRWMRAQVCSAAGEAAMARGRFGEARGEYEEALRLAYEVGAYAESPFLMARLAEIAYRSGDPKAALASLDEAEAAADRYAVPESRAFVLLLRAHIALHDGEHAAARELYEATCAVTHGGNPPPQFVAALHSVEALLVAAESGPAHGLPIVAMALREAVAQRCAESITAGLVDIAAGLQARRGDLAGAVRLFAAADHWRDGNLRPEPERSEALRVQSGARVVLSAERYEAERARGASLDVADVLRELDATAARTAERG; this is translated from the coding sequence GTGCGGTACAGAATCCTGGGAGTGACCCAAGCGGCGGACGACCAGGGCACCCCCATACCCATCGGCGGCCCACGCCTGCGCACACTCCTCACCACCCTCGCCCTCCGCCCCTCCCGCACCACCACCCCCGAAACCCTGATCGACGAGATCTGGGCCGACGACCCACCCCACGACGCCCCCGCCGCCCTCCAGGCCCTGATCGGCCGCCTCCGCCGCACCCTCGGCCGCCACAGCATCGCCTCCACCCCCGGCGGCTACCGCCTGGAGGCCACCGAGGACGACGTAGACCTGTACGTCTTCGAGGAGCTCGTCCGTACCGGCACCAAGGCCCTCACCGCGGGCGACCCGGCCACCGCCCACCGCACCCTCACCGAGGCCCTCGCCCTCTGGCACGGCCCCGCCCTCGCCGACCTCCCCGACCGCACCGCCGCCACCCGCCCGGAGGCCCTGCGCCGGGAGGCGACCCGCGCCCGGGCCGCCGCCGCCCTCGACCTCGGCCGTGCCCCGGACGTCGTACCGGAGCTGAAGGAGCTGACCGCGGCCCACCCGTTGGACGAGCCTCTGCACGCCCTGCTCATCCGCGCTCTGCGCGACACGGGCCGCCCCGCCGACGCCCTCGCCGCGTACGAGTCCGCCCGCCGCACCCTCGCCGACACCCTCGGCACCGACCCGGGGCCGGAACTCAAAGCCCTGCACACGTCGTTGCTCACACAGCGGCAACCACAGCCACAGCCAAAGTCACGGCCGAAGCCGGATGCACCGCGACAGCCGGATGCACAGTCAGACGTGGAGCCGGAGCCGCTGAAGCCGGCCGCCCCCGCTCAGCCCCCCGAGCGCACCGGCAATCTCCGCCCCCGTCTGACGTCCTTCGTCGGGCGGGAACCAGAACTCGAAGCCATTCGTTCCGACTTGCACAGGGCCCGCCTGGTCACGCTCACCGGACCGGGCGGCTCCGGAAAGACCCGCCTCGCCGAGGAGGCCGCCGCAGGGCTCCCCCAGGCATGGCTGGTCGAGCTGGCCCCGCTCGACCATCCGGAGGCGGTGCCCGGCGCGGTGGTCAGCGCGCTCGGTCTGCGCGAGACCGTGCTGCTGACGAACGAGCTGGGGACCCCGCAGGCCGACCCCGTCGCCCTGCTGATCGAGTACTGCGCCCCGCGCAGCCAGCTCCTGATCCTTGACAACTGCGAACATGTCATCGGCGCGGCCGCCGCCCTCGCCGAGACCCTCCTCACCCACTGCCCGGGACTCACGATCCTCGCGACCAGCCGTGAACCCCTGGGCGTCCCCGGTGAGTCGGTGCGCCCGGTCGAGCCCCTCGTCCCGGAGCAGGCGCACCGACTGTTCGCCGAGCGCGCGAAGGCCGTCCGTCCCGACGCCGGCGCGGTGCTCTCCGACACCGAGGCCGTGGCGGAGATCTGCCGTCGGCTGGACGGGCTGCCGCTGGCCATCGAGCTGGCCGCCGCCCGGCTCAGGCTGCTGACCCCACGCCAGATCGCCGACCGGCTCGACGACCGCTTCCGCCTGCTCACCTCCGGAAGCCGCACGGTCCTGCCCCGCCAGCAGACCCTGCGCGCGGTCGTCGACTGGTCCTGGGACCTGCTGGACGAGCGGGAGCGCACGGTGCTGCGCGAGGTGTCGGTGTTCGCCGGCGGCTGGGACCTCGCGGCGGCCGAGGCCGTGTGCACCGGCCCGGCCGCCGATCTGATCGGCGCCCTGGTCGACAAGTCCCTCGTCGTCGCCGCCCCGGACGCCTCGGGCGGCAGCATGCGCTACCGCATGCTGGAGACCATCCACGAGTACGCCACCGAGCGCGCGGCCGAGGCCGCCGGGCTGCGCGCCGGCGCCGAGCGACGGCACCGCGCGTGGGTGCGCGCGCTGGTCGAGGCGGCCGAGCCGCGCCTGCGGTCGGCGGACCAACTGCCCTGGATCTCCCGTCTGGAGACCGAACTGGACAACATCCGGGCGGCACTGGACCGCTCCGTGCGCGCCGGCGACGAGCCGGAGGCGGGTGCGATTGTCCTGGCCATCGGCTGGTTCTGGTGGCTGCGCAACCACCGCCAGGAGGCGGTGTCCCGGGTCCGGCTGGTCCTCCGCCTGGGCGTGGCCCTGGACACCCTGGACACACCGGAGGGCCCGGCCCCAGGCGGTGATCTGATGGAGCTGGTGGAGTCGGCCGACCCGGTGGGGGCCCTTCTCGCCGTACCCGACGGCGAGGCCGGGCATCCGCTGCGGGAGCTGCGGATGGACCTGCGGATGCTCGACCTGTTCCTGACCTCCGAGTCGGCCACCGAGCACCTCGCGGGCGACCCGCGGGCCCCGGAGTACCTCGCGTGCGTGCGAGCCGCCTTCGCGCACGGCGGTCCCCGGGCCGCCCGGCTCCCGGGCATCGTCTGGCCGCTGACCGCCTACTACCTGGGCGGCGCGGGGGACCTCGGCCCCGACATGGCCGCAGCCGTCGCCAACTGCCGTGTGTACGGCGGCGATTGGGAAGTCGGCGTCTCCCTGATGTACCGCACCCACACGATGGTCGACTCTCCGGGCAACCTGCGAGGCGTGGACGAGGATCTCGCCGAGCTGCGGACGCTCAGCCGGCGCGTCGGGGACCGCTGGATGCGGGCCCAGGTGTGCAGCGCGGCCGGCGAGGCGGCCATGGCGCGCGGCAGGTTCGGCGAGGCGCGCGGTGAGTACGAGGAGGCGCTGCGCCTCGCCTACGAGGTGGGTGCCTACGCCGAATCGCCGTTCCTGATGGCCCGGCTCGCCGAGATCGCCTACCGTTCCGGCGACCCGAAGGCCGCGCTGGCTTCCCTGGACGAGGCGGAAGCGGCCGCCGACCGGTACGCCGTGCCGGAGTCGCGTGCCTTCGTGCTGCTGCTGCGCGCCCACATCGCCCTGCACGACGGGGAGCACGCGGCAGCCCGGGAGCTGTACGAGGCGACGTGCGCGGTGACGCACGGGGGCAACCCGCCGCCGCAGTTCGTGGCTGCCCTGCACAGCGTCGAGGCGCTTCTCGTCGCCGCCGAGTCGGGCCCCGCGCACGGGCTGCCGATCGTCGCCATGGCGCTGCGCGAGGCCGTGGCCCAGCGGTGCGCGGAGTCGATCACGGCGGGGCTGGTCGACATCGCGGCCGGTCTGCAGGCCCGGCGCGGCGATCTGGCCGGTGCGGTACGGCTGTTCGCCGCCGCGGACCACTGGCGCGACGGCAATCTCCGCCCCGAGCCGGAGCGCAGCGAGGCCCTTCGGGTGCAGTCCGGCGCCCGCGTGGTCCTCTCGGCCGAGCGGTACGAGGCCGAGCGCGCCCGGGGCGCGTCCCTCGACGTGGCCGATGTGCTGCGAGAGCTGGACGCCACTGCGGCGAGGACCGCCGAACGCGGCTAG
- a CDS encoding NPCBM/NEW2 domain-containing protein — protein DSRPPAKEAAKPAPSAPVVQPPAPQPTPSKKPAPKPVVVAPEPTPTPTPTPAPKPTPKPTPTPRPTPTPTPTPKPTPPPTPPPPPTVYEVSDLGYDVTGDGTRPEIQLGESSWVWQRYGMSIDGKQYARGVTVHGDSSVTIALNRQCTAYDALAGVDDMTLGLGKVSFSVYADGVRLWHSGTVRGNDPAVPVHVNLTGRRTVRLVVQPHGGLLDRAALADWAESRFTCR, from the coding sequence CGACAGCCGTCCGCCGGCGAAGGAGGCGGCCAAGCCGGCACCGTCCGCGCCGGTCGTACAGCCCCCGGCGCCGCAGCCGACCCCGTCGAAGAAGCCCGCGCCGAAGCCGGTGGTGGTCGCCCCGGAGCCGACCCCCACCCCGACGCCGACGCCCGCACCGAAACCCACCCCCAAGCCGACGCCCACGCCCAGGCCGACACCCACCCCGACCCCCACGCCGAAGCCGACCCCGCCGCCCACTCCGCCGCCGCCCCCCACCGTCTACGAGGTGAGCGACCTCGGCTACGACGTCACCGGCGACGGCACCCGGCCCGAGATCCAGCTCGGCGAGAGCAGCTGGGTGTGGCAGCGCTACGGCATGTCGATCGACGGCAAGCAGTACGCGCGCGGGGTGACCGTGCACGGCGACTCCTCCGTGACCATCGCCCTCAACCGGCAGTGCACCGCCTACGACGCACTGGCCGGCGTGGACGACATGACGCTGGGCCTCGGCAAGGTGTCCTTCTCCGTCTACGCCGACGGGGTACGGCTGTGGCACTCCGGGACGGTCAGGGGAAACGACCCTGCCGTGCCCGTCCATGTGAACCTGACCGGGCGCAGGACCGTACGGCTCGTCGTACAGCCCCACGGCGGCCTCCTCGACCGGGCCGCGCTCGCGGACTGGGCGGAGTCCCGGTTCACCTGCCGGTAG
- a CDS encoding RNA polymerase sigma factor → MGVDGWDESRGDDAGPDAAGLTPPQVPNQGGRPASSGARSGRSVPAQRDGSVVVPPPREGPPDDGALIERMRAGDDSAYEELYRRHADAVRRYARTCCRDGHTADDLTAEVFARMLQAVRGGSGPKHAVRAYLLTSVRRVAAHWTRSARREQLVDDFAVFAQQAARGSEVADDTASTGSFGAGLDLGADVRAMHEAEQSMAMRAFRSLPERWQAVLWHTEVEDESPSDVAVLFGLDANGTRVLASRAREGLKQAYLQAHVSASLSGDEECARYADQLGTYARRKLRIRAERGLRKHLEECAKCRLAAAQIEEVAGGIPGVVPVAVIGWFGA, encoded by the coding sequence ATGGGCGTTGACGGGTGGGACGAGTCACGCGGTGACGACGCGGGCCCGGATGCGGCCGGGCTGACCCCACCCCAGGTGCCGAATCAGGGCGGTCGTCCGGCTTCGTCCGGTGCACGGAGCGGCCGGAGCGTACCGGCCCAGCGCGACGGCAGTGTGGTGGTGCCGCCGCCCCGGGAAGGGCCGCCCGACGACGGCGCGCTGATCGAACGGATGCGCGCCGGTGACGACTCCGCGTACGAGGAGCTGTATCGGCGGCACGCGGACGCCGTACGGCGGTACGCCCGCACCTGCTGCCGGGACGGGCACACCGCCGACGACCTCACCGCAGAGGTCTTCGCCCGGATGCTGCAGGCGGTGCGCGGGGGATCCGGGCCCAAGCACGCCGTACGCGCCTATCTGCTGACCTCCGTTCGGCGCGTCGCCGCGCACTGGACCAGGTCCGCCCGGCGTGAGCAGCTCGTCGACGACTTCGCCGTCTTCGCCCAGCAGGCCGCCAGGGGTTCGGAGGTCGCCGACGACACCGCATCCACGGGCTCCTTCGGAGCGGGGTTGGACCTCGGCGCCGATGTGCGCGCGATGCACGAGGCCGAGCAGTCCATGGCCATGCGGGCCTTCCGCTCACTGCCCGAACGCTGGCAGGCCGTGCTGTGGCACACCGAGGTGGAGGACGAGTCCCCGAGCGATGTGGCCGTGCTGTTCGGGCTGGACGCCAACGGCACCCGGGTCCTCGCCAGCCGTGCGCGCGAGGGACTGAAGCAGGCCTATCTCCAGGCCCACGTCAGCGCCTCCCTCTCCGGTGACGAGGAGTGCGCCCGCTACGCCGACCAGCTCGGCACCTACGCCCGCCGCAAGCTGCGCATCCGCGCCGAGCGGGGCCTGCGCAAGCATCTGGAGGAATGCGCCAAGTGCCGGCTCGCGGCCGCGCAGATCGAAGAGGTCGCCGGCGGTATCCCCGGTGTCGTCCCGGTCGCGGTCATCGGCTGGTTCGGGGCC
- a CDS encoding TetR/AcrR family transcriptional regulator: MHVQDTHWSSAAAIAPGGGAMSPAVGNVPADGARTTPLRVDAQRNLEHVLRAAREVFGELGYGAPMEDVARRARVGVGTVYRRFPSKDVLVRRIAEEETARLTEQARAALGQEDEPWSALSRFLRTSVASGAGRLLPPQVLVGSTGSAGSGASVGSADEARVPQQRVQPGSGELRLVPGESGGAADDSGVGELLDVVGQLVERARAAGELRADVSVGDVLLVIATAAPSLPDAAQQAAASARLLDILLEGLRSRPA, from the coding sequence ATGCATGTTCAGGACACACATTGGTCATCCGCAGCCGCCATCGCGCCCGGTGGCGGGGCGATGAGCCCGGCGGTGGGCAACGTGCCTGCGGACGGGGCGCGTACGACGCCGCTGCGGGTCGACGCACAGCGCAATCTGGAGCACGTGCTGCGTGCGGCGCGTGAGGTCTTCGGCGAGCTGGGGTACGGCGCGCCGATGGAGGACGTGGCGCGGCGCGCCCGGGTCGGGGTCGGCACGGTGTACCGGCGCTTTCCCAGCAAGGACGTGCTGGTCCGGCGGATAGCCGAGGAGGAGACGGCGCGGCTGACCGAGCAGGCGCGGGCCGCGCTCGGGCAGGAGGACGAGCCGTGGTCGGCGCTGTCGCGGTTCCTGCGGACGTCGGTGGCGTCGGGGGCGGGGCGGTTGCTGCCGCCGCAGGTGCTGGTCGGCTCCACCGGTTCAGCCGGGTCCGGTGCGTCGGTGGGGTCGGCTGATGAGGCCCGGGTGCCTCAGCAGCGGGTGCAGCCGGGCAGTGGTGAGCTTCGGCTGGTGCCTGGGGAGTCCGGTGGCGCTGCCGATGACAGCGGGGTCGGGGAGTTGCTCGATGTGGTCGGGCAGCTGGTCGAGCGGGCTCGGGCGGCCGGGGAACTGCGGGCGGACGTGTCCGTGGGGGATGTGCTGCTGGTGATCGCCACGGCGGCACCGTCTCTGCCGGATGCGGCGCAGCAGGCCGCTGCGAGTGCGCGGCTGCTGGACATTTTGCTGGAGGGGCTTCGGTCTCGGCCGGCGTAG